Part of the Amycolatopsis sp. 195334CR genome is shown below.
ACCACGCCGACCGGCCAGGCACCGGGACCGCCGGGCGCCAGCCCGAACAATTCACCGGCACCGGGCTGCGCCCCACCCGGCGCGCCCAGGCCGTGCAGCAGGAACTTCGGGTACCGCACCAGCACCGCGGGCCACGGCAGCAGCAGCAACAACGGCAGGAAAACCACGATCACCACGGACGCCGCCCGCCGCAGCAGCAGGCCCGGCGCCGGGAGCACGACGAAGGCGACCACCAGGCCGACCAGCGCGAGCGCGTGCCCGAGTGGCGAGAAGGCCCCGAACACCGCGAGCCCGAGCGCGCACAACACCGAGGTGTGCAGCCACTTCCGGCGCTCGGCGGTCAGCACGGCGACGATCCCGGCGAGCACCACCGGCAGCAGCAGGTGCGCGCCGACCACGTCGAGCCGTCCCTGCGCGACGCCGGCGGTGGCCGCGGGCAGCAGCCCGTACCCGGCCGCGACCGCCGCGCGCACCCAGCGGCGCACCCGCAGCCGCCGCGTCACCGCGTAGGCGAGCAGCGCGGCGATCGGCGCCTCCAGCAGCAACACCAGCGCGACCAGCGTGGCCGGTCCGCCGACCGGGGCGAACACCGCGCCGAGCAGGCCGAGCACGGCCAGCGTCGGCGGGGCCGCGGCCGCCGTGCCGCCCCCGACCGCGTGCCACGAGGCCACGTAGTCCGACCACAGCTGCCCCAGCCCGCCGACCGGCAGCAGGTGCCCACCGGCCAGGTCGAAGCCGAGCCGCCCGGTGTTCGTCACCAGCGCGATCGCGGTGAGCACCGCAAAAAGCACCACTGGCGGCGAAAACACCGTCGCGGCGAGGATCCGCCGCCGGTTGACTTCGACAAAAACGAGTTCGCGCGGCGTCTCGCGCGGACCGGGTGACGGCCGCGGCCGCTCCGGTTCGGCGGCGGGCTCGTCGGGCAGTTCGACCGCGACCACCCCGGCCGGCCGGCGCAACCCGGACACCAGCGACCGCCCCGAAGCCCGCACCCCGGCGGGCAGCGCGTCCGGGCCGACCGGACGGCGGCCACCGGTGGCACCGCCCATCGCCTCCGGCGGGATCCAGGCGGTTTCGGCGGCGGTGGTTTCGGGCAACCTGCCGAGTGCGGCCTCGCTCGCCACCCGGCGCCGGATCAACGACAGCACCAGCGCCCGGGTCGCGTTGCGCAGCCGGACGAACCGGCCGACCAGCAAACCGCGCACGGAACCGCGGTGGCCGGCCCGCTCCCGGCGCGCCGCTCTCAGCCCTGCCCGCCCACCGGCGAGGTAGCCGATGGCCCGGAACTCCGCGGCGGCCCGATTTCCCCGGCGCAGCAAGGCAAATCCCAGCCCGCGCAGCACGCACAGCAGGAGCAGCCGAGGCAGTCCCCACCAGAACGAGAGCGCCGAGCAGTTCACCAGGAAGGTGCGCAGGCCGAGCGCGCGATCGGCGGCGGCCAGCCCGTGCGGCACCGCGTGCGCGGTCCGCTGCCCGGTGGCCAGCGCACGTACGTGCCGCAGGCGCGCGGTCGGCACCGACAGCACCACGCTGCCCGCCGCGTTCGCCCGCCAGCCGAAGTCGATGTCCTCGCGCAGCAACGGGATCGCGGTGTCGAAGCCGCCGAGCTCGGTCCACAGCTCACGCCGGACCAGCACTCCGGCGCTGGGCACGGCGAGCACCTCGGTGCTCTGCTCCGGCCGGTTCTCCAGGTCCCCGGCCACCGACTGCCGGTGCCCGGAGGCGTCGGTGGACAGCCCGGCTTCGGTGATCAGCCGCGGGTCGGTCCAGTCGACCGAAATCGGGCCGAGCACCCCGGCCGAGGGTGAGGTCTCGGCCGCGCGCAGCAACCGGTCGAGGCAGTCCGGCTCCGGCGCGCAGTCGTCGTGCAGCAGCCAGAGCCACGATCCCGGGTCGCCCCAGCGCTCGGTGGCGTGGGACACCGCGGCGGAAACCGCTTCGGCGAAGCCGGTTTCACCCGTGAGTGTGAGAACTCCGTCAAGGATCGGGCCCTCCCCGCCGACCGCCCCGTCCGGATCGGCGGCTTCGGCGAGCAGCAACGGCGTCCGGTCCGTGGAACCGGTGTCCACGGCGAGCACGTGACGGGGGCGCGGGCCGCTGCGGCGCAACGCGGACAACGCCAGCGGCAGCCAGGCTTCCCCGTTGTGGCAGACCAAAACCGCGAGGACGGGCACGGTGGCGAAGCTCGGCACGCGCTCACCCTACGGGCCGGGCGGGCAGGCACCCCGGCGGGGCGACTGTCGCGTTAGGAGGGTCTCACTGACTGGAAACCCGGCCGCTCAAATGGCGAGACGGCGTGCTCGCCGGGGTGCGCACACCCTGGCGAACACGCCGTCTCGCGGAGCTTTTGCTTAGACCGCGCGTTTCTTCAGCTTGCGCCGCTCGCGCTCGGACAGCCCGCCCCAGATGCCGAAGCGTTCGTCGTGCGCCAGCGCGTACTCGAGGCATTCGTCCTTCACCTCGCAGCCCTGGCAGATCCGCTTGGCTTCCCTGGTGGAGCCCCCCTTTTCCGGGAAGAACGCCTCCGGGTCGGTCTGCGCGCAGAGCGCGCGCTCCTGCCACTGCTGTTCCTCGGCCGGGTCGAAAAGATCAGTGAGAACCCCCAGTTCCTGCTCCGGGCGTTCGCCCCAATCCATGACCGAGCCCCCTTCCCTTCCGTCGATCGCTGTCCGCATGTCCGCCTCCTCGCTTCCACGCACTCCCAGGCTGGCGGTACCGCAATCACCCGTTGATCCCCTAGCTCCAACGAATGACATCGTTGTGATTACACCCGTGTAATCGGGTCAGGTCAAGCTGAGTAGCGTGTTCGGGGGATACCCGAGACCTTTCGCGCAAGCGGACACGCCGTGCGCCACCCAACGTCGATGGGGAAGACTGGACCAGTGCACCGATCTGCCACCCGCCCAAGCCCCTTGTTCTACGCCCTGCTGGCGGTCACCGTCGCGGGCGGGGTCATCATGGCCCTGCAGAGCCCGTTCCCGTTCGAGGACGGCCGCGTGTTCCTCGGTGAGCGCGACTGGCTCGGCACCGCCGGCGCCGTGCTGCTGATCCTCGGCGGCTGGGCGGTTTCGTTGGTGCTCCACGAGTTCGGCCACGCGCTGGTGGCCTACCGCGGCGGCGACCACGAGGTGGCCGCCAAGGGCTACCTGACGATGGACATCCGCCGGTACACCGATCCGGTCTTCTCCATCCTGATCCCGCTGCTGATCCTGGCCATCGGCGGCATCCCGCTGCCCGGTGGTGCGGTGTGGATCAACCGCTGGGCGCTGCGGTCCCGTTCGGTGTCCTCGTGGGTCTCGCTCGCCGGGCCGCTGAGCAACCTCGCGCTCGGCATCCTGCTGACCGTCTCGGTGGCGCTGATCCCGATGCCCACCGGGCTCACCATCGGGCTGTCCTACCTGGCCTCGCTGCAGATCCTGGCCTTCGTGATCAACATCCTGCCGGTGCCGGGGCTGGACGGCTACGGCGCGATCGAGCCGTACCTCTCGCCTCAGGCACGTGAATTCGGTGCGAAGGCACGGCCTTGGGCACCGCTGGTGCTGTTCGCGCTCATCCTCGCCGTGCCCGCGGTCGGCAACGCGCTGTGGAGCCTGACCGACCTGGTCTTCGACTCCGTCGGCGGCAACTCCGTGGCTTCGACGGTGGGCCAGTACGCCTTCCGCTTCTGGAGCTACTGAGTCCCGCCCGGCCCCTGGGGCACGCTTTCCCGATCGATCCAGGCGTGGGCCCGCTTGGCCACCTTCTTGAGCCCGGACCGTTCGCCGAGGTAGTCCCCGGCCATGCCGACCACCGGCAGCAAACCGAGCGCGCGGTGCACCAGCCGCCCGCGCGGGCGCTTCTCCAGTTCGTCCACGATGGACAGAAGGGAGCGCCCCAGCCGCCACAGCGTGCGCGCGGCCGCCTTCACCGTGAGGCGGCCGTGCTCGCGTTCGGCGCCGGTGAGTTCTTCGGTCAGTTCGTCGGTCCGCGAGTCCTCCGCCGAAGCGTCGTGCTCCGCGTTCTTGCCAGCGGCCAGCACCGGATCGATGTCCCGCTCGAACAGCACCCACGCGATCAGGCGGACGCGGTCACCGATTTCGGTGATGCCGTGTTCCCCGCTGATCGCGCACAGCAACAATCCCTGCGCGGCCGCACCGAGCGTGTCCTGCACCGGGAGCCGGTCGGCCAGCGCGCCGCCGAGGCCGGGGATCGAGGTGAGCAGCGCGGTGAACCGGCCGACCCGGTTGACCCACCACCGGGTCCGCTCGTCGGCGTCCATCGCGGCCCAGGCTTCGGTACCGGGAACCTTCACCGAAGTCAGTCCGTTGAGCAGTTTGTCGCGCAGGCCCGGATCGACCTCGTCCAGTTCCGAGTCCTCGTCCCGCCTGCGCGCGCGAGCCAGCAGGCCGAGCGGATCGGACTCGCGCAGCGCGTCCAGCATCGGACCGCAGCCGCGGACGAACGGCCGCAGCACCTTGACCACCTGCGCGTCCGAAATCGCCTCACCCACGGAGCTTCGCCTCCTGTCCCGCTCGCACCGCGCCACCGACGGCGAACGCGCCGGGGAGCGCGCCGACGGCCAGCAACAGCAATCCTCGCCAGTCCTCCACGAATACCCGATCGCCGCCGGGACCGAACATGGCGAAGGCGATCGCGGTGAACGCCCACACCGCCAGCACCACACCGGCGAACGGCGGGCCGACCAGCGCCCGCCCGGCCAGCACCAGCATCGGCGTGGTGATCGCGGCCACCAGCAGCGAGAGCGGTACCGGGAACGCGCCGAGCGCGGGCAGCAGCGTGCCGTCGGCGCGCAGCGGCAGGAAGAACAGCTCCAGCACGGCCAGCAGGACCGCGTCCACGACCAGCACGACGGCCAGCAGCGCGCGCATCAGTCCCAGCCCCCGAACAGATCGGTGGCCGCGCCGGTGCCGTCCCCGGCGACCAGCACGAAGCACTCGGTGGTGGCCAGCGGCTGGGCGAGGTTGTTGGACAGGGCGAACAGCCCGTCGCCGACGTGCACCTGCGTGGCGTGCGCCCGCAGGGCGGCCACCTTCGCGGCCAGGTGCCCGGAGACGTCCACCCTGGTGGTGATCACCTCGTCCGGGGTGGACGGCAGCTCGCTGTCGGCGGGCACCGCGAACGGCAGGTCCGCGCGGTCACGGAGCAGCGCGAGCCCGCGGGAGGTGTCCCCCGCCGAGGACACCGTGTGGAACACGCGCCGCACGGACTCGGCACCGGCCACCGCGGCCATGGTCACCTCGTGCGCGCGGATGTGGTCGGGGTGGCCGTACCCGCCGAAGTCGTCGTAGCTGACCACCACCTGCGGCCGCAGTTCGCCGAGCAGGGTGCGCAGCTGCCCGGCCTGCTCCTCGATCGACCCGCGCACGAAGGCCCGCGGGTGCTCGGCCGACGGGGTGCCCGCCATGCCCGAGTCGCGCCAGCGGCCCACCCCGCCGAGGTACTCGTGCCGGGTGACGCCCAGCGCCTCGCAGGCGGCCGCCAGCTCGCCGCTGCGGTAGCCGCCGAGCTGGTCCCCGGCCCAGGAACCGAGCTGGGCGAGTTCGGGCGGGATGATCTCGCCCTCCTCCCCCAGGGTGCACGTGACGACGGTCACTTCGGCACCTTCGGCCGCGTACCGGGCGATGGTGCCGCCGGTGGTCAGCGTCTCGTCGTCGGGGTGGGCATGGACCAGCAGCAACCTGCGGGGTTCTGGCGAGATCACGGCTTCAGATTAATTCGTGCGTTGGTATTCCACGCGGGCCGACCTCGGATATCCTGCCCGGCAGAGTTGTACGTGACGGGCGAGCGGTACCTCGAATGCGGCGAACAAAAGCGCTGTGGCTGAAGGGCTCGCTACGTGTACCCCCACGAAGGGCATCTTGGTGAGCACTGAAGCAACAACGACATCGGGTTCCGTGCTGTCCATCTCGGACCTGCACATCACGTTCTCCACCGACGACGGCATCGTCCAGGCCGTCAAGGGGATCGGGTTCGACGTGGCGCCCGGCGAGATCGTCGCCGTGGTCGGCGAGTCCGGCTCCGGCAAGTCCGTGACCTCGATGTCGGTACTCGGCCTGCTGCCGAAGACCACCAAGATCGCCGGCGAGCGCCGCCTCGAGCAGACCGACCTCGGCGTGCTGAAGGACGCCGAACTGCGCAAGGTCCGCGGCAACGAGATCGCGATGATCTTCCAGGAGCCGATGAGCGCGCTGAACCCGGTCTACACGATCGGCTGGCAGATCCGCGAGGCGCTGCGCACCCACCAGGACCTGTCGAAGGCCGCCGCCGACGCCCGCGCCATCGAGCTGCTGGACATGGTCGGCATCCCGAACCCGCCGGTCCGGTTCAAGCAGTACCCGCACCAGCTCTCCGGCGGGCTGCGCCAGCGCGTGGTGATCGCCATGGCGATCGCCTGCGACCCGAAGGTGATCATCGCCGACGAGCCGACCACCGCGCTCGACGTGACCGTGCAGGCGGAGATCCTCGGCCTGCTGCGCAAGCTGCGGGACACGCTGAACACCGCGATCGTGCTGATCACGCACGACATGGGCGTGGTGGCCGACCTGGCCGACCGCGTGGTGGTGATGTACCAGGGCGAGATCGTCGAAACCGCGCCGGTGCGCGAGCTGTTCGCCTCGCCGAAGGAGGAGTACACCCGCAAGCTGCTGGCCGCGGTGCCGGTGCTGGGCCAGCGCCCCGAGGGCAGGCGCCTGCTGGAGACCGAGTCGATCGAGGTCGCCACCGAGGAGATCCGGCTGACCGACAAGGAGCTGGAAGCCCAGATCGAGGAAACCGCGTACGCGCTGGAGATCAAGAACCTGGTGCTGGAGTACCCCGGCCGGCGCGGCCAGCAGAAGAACCGCGCGGTCGACGACGTCTCGCTGCACATCAGCAAGGGCGAGATCCTCGGCCTGGTCGGTGAGTCCGGTTCGGGCAAGTCGACCGTCGGCCGCTGCGCGATCCGCCTGCTCGACCCGACCGAGGGCCAGGTGTTCATCGCCGGGCGCGACATCACCAAGCTCAGCACCAAGGAACTGCGCCCGCTGCGCCGCTACTTCTCCATCGTGTTCCAGGACCCGGCGTCTACTTTGGACCCGAAGATGACCATCGGCGAGTCCATCGCCGAGCCGCTGGTGCTGCACAAGGTGGTCGAGGGCAAGGCGCTCAACGACCGGGTGAGCACCCTGCTGGACAACGTGGAGCTGGGCGGGCACTACCGCAACCGGTACCCGCACGAGCTCTCCGGCGGCCAGCGCCAGCGCGTCTCGATCGCGCGGGCGCTCGCGCTGGACCCGCAGCTGCTGATCGCCGACGAGCCCACCTCGGCGCTGGACGTGTCGGTGCAGGCGCGGGTGCTCGACCTGTTCCTCGACCTGCAGCAGAGCCTCCAGTTCGCCTGCCTGTTCATCAGCCACGACCTGGCCGTGGTCGACCTGCTGGCGGACCGGGTGGCGGTGATGCAGCACGGCAAGCTGATCG
Proteins encoded:
- a CDS encoding glycosyltransferase family 2 protein, whose translation is MPSFATVPVLAVLVCHNGEAWLPLALSALRRSGPRPRHVLAVDTGSTDRTPLLLAEAADPDGAVGGEGPILDGVLTLTGETGFAEAVSAAVSHATERWGDPGSWLWLLHDDCAPEPDCLDRLLRAAETSPSAGVLGPISVDWTDPRLITEAGLSTDASGHRQSVAGDLENRPEQSTEVLAVPSAGVLVRRELWTELGGFDTAIPLLREDIDFGWRANAAGSVVLSVPTARLRHVRALATGQRTAHAVPHGLAAADRALGLRTFLVNCSALSFWWGLPRLLLLCVLRGLGFALLRRGNRAAAEFRAIGYLAGGRAGLRAARRERAGHRGSVRGLLVGRFVRLRNATRALVLSLIRRRVASEAALGRLPETTAAETAWIPPEAMGGATGGRRPVGPDALPAGVRASGRSLVSGLRRPAGVVAVELPDEPAAEPERPRPSPGPRETPRELVFVEVNRRRILAATVFSPPVVLFAVLTAIALVTNTGRLGFDLAGGHLLPVGGLGQLWSDYVASWHAVGGGTAAAAPPTLAVLGLLGAVFAPVGGPATLVALVLLLEAPIAALLAYAVTRRLRVRRWVRAAVAAGYGLLPAATAGVAQGRLDVVGAHLLLPVVLAGIVAVLTAERRKWLHTSVLCALGLAVFGAFSPLGHALALVGLVVAFVVLPAPGLLLRRAASVVIVVFLPLLLLLPWPAVLVRYPKFLLHGLGAPGGAQPGAGELFGLAPGGPGAWPVGVVVLAAALMALILRPTARAVPGLLLALLGAAGVVLVRSVEIADTPGGVLTPGFAGVPLLVAGAGLLWAVLAACERTATPGAAWLPKAAAVGGVVLLVVLATGALVAGRAGPLTVGGGLRLADPLTNELAQTQRSVVVLAGGGEPARQTAGRLPAYGDDDLVPTTGARERLADWQVNLLSGVREPVQEAVAGMAASGVLFVVLPPGVDGAPILAIAEEQVAAAPPAADGRQVLRLTTVGGPVVLISPELAQRAVNGRPPEIQSADASVAGTAVVEAVPPEVRVRVSDGPAGRLLVLAADEEPGWKATVNGEQAAIVRAWGHQVAVAVPTRQAEVVVEYTGGGRNVLLLAQVAALLFAALTAVPSRRGTQSPSGSAARR
- a CDS encoding WhiB family transcriptional regulator, whose protein sequence is MDWGERPEQELGVLTDLFDPAEEQQWQERALCAQTDPEAFFPEKGGSTREAKRICQGCEVKDECLEYALAHDERFGIWGGLSERERRKLKKRAV
- a CDS encoding site-2 protease family protein; its protein translation is MHRSATRPSPLFYALLAVTVAGGVIMALQSPFPFEDGRVFLGERDWLGTAGAVLLILGGWAVSLVLHEFGHALVAYRGGDHEVAAKGYLTMDIRRYTDPVFSILIPLLILAIGGIPLPGGAVWINRWALRSRSVSSWVSLAGPLSNLALGILLTVSVALIPMPTGLTIGLSYLASLQILAFVINILPVPGLDGYGAIEPYLSPQAREFGAKARPWAPLVLFALILAVPAVGNALWSLTDLVFDSVGGNSVASTVGQYAFRFWSY
- the mshB gene encoding N-acetyl-1-D-myo-inositol-2-amino-2-deoxy-alpha-D-glucopyranoside deacetylase; the encoded protein is MISPEPRRLLLVHAHPDDETLTTGGTIARYAAEGAEVTVVTCTLGEEGEIIPPELAQLGSWAGDQLGGYRSGELAAACEALGVTRHEYLGGVGRWRDSGMAGTPSAEHPRAFVRGSIEEQAGQLRTLLGELRPQVVVSYDDFGGYGHPDHIRAHEVTMAAVAGAESVRRVFHTVSSAGDTSRGLALLRDRADLPFAVPADSELPSTPDEVITTRVDVSGHLAAKVAALRAHATQVHVGDGLFALSNNLAQPLATTECFVLVAGDGTGAATDLFGGWD
- a CDS encoding ABC transporter ATP-binding protein codes for the protein MSTEATTTSGSVLSISDLHITFSTDDGIVQAVKGIGFDVAPGEIVAVVGESGSGKSVTSMSVLGLLPKTTKIAGERRLEQTDLGVLKDAELRKVRGNEIAMIFQEPMSALNPVYTIGWQIREALRTHQDLSKAAADARAIELLDMVGIPNPPVRFKQYPHQLSGGLRQRVVIAMAIACDPKVIIADEPTTALDVTVQAEILGLLRKLRDTLNTAIVLITHDMGVVADLADRVVVMYQGEIVETAPVRELFASPKEEYTRKLLAAVPVLGQRPEGRRLLETESIEVATEEIRLTDKELEAQIEETAYALEIKNLVLEYPGRRGQQKNRAVDDVSLHISKGEILGLVGESGSGKSTVGRCAIRLLDPTEGQVFIAGRDITKLSTKELRPLRRYFSIVFQDPASTLDPKMTIGESIAEPLVLHKVVEGKALNDRVSTLLDNVELGGHYRNRYPHELSGGQRQRVSIARALALDPQLLIADEPTSALDVSVQARVLDLFLDLQQSLQFACLFISHDLAVVDLLADRVAVMQHGKLIEVGTRDQVLHTPQEDYTRRLLSAAPVADPVLQAERRKAWEAGKLAPVAD